The Thermoplasmatales archaeon nucleotide sequence AAGCTCGCATTATTCGGCAATCTTTTTTCTGGATGCCCTGTAAGATAAGCTTCCGGTATTTCAAGAACATTTTTTATTATTTTATCCCTTAATTTCTTCATCTTTTCTGAATCTTTTCTCCATCTATTTTTTGCTAACTCGCATGCTTTACCAAAACCAACTATTCCCGCCACATTTTCTGTTGATGAGCGGAGACCCTTTTCATGCCCTCCTCCATGGAGAATTGGCTCAATTTTTATTCCTTCTTTTATATAAAGTGCTCCCACTCCTTTCGGGCCGTAAATTTTGTGGGAAGAAATGGAAAGCATATCTACATTTAATTTTTTAACATCCACTTCCATTTTTCCAACACTCTGAACCACGTCTGTATGAAAAACTATATTATGTTTTTTTGCTATTTTTCCAATCTCTTCTATATTCTGTATTGTTCCAATTTCATTATTTGCATGCATTATTGAAATGAGTATCGTATCCTCCCTTATTTCATTCTCTAACTTCTCAATGTTCACAAGTCCATAATTATCAACTGGTAAATAAGTAACTTTGAATCCTTTCTTTTCTAAATATAAGCAAGTTTCGAGCACAGCGGGATGCTCTATTTTACTTGTTATTATATGCCCTTTTCCATGATAAAAAGCAATTCCTTTTATTGCAAGATTGTCACTTTCCGTTCCACTGCCTGTAAATATTATTCTATCCGCATTTATGAGTTTAGCAACTCTTTCCCTTGCTTCTTCAATAGCTTTTTTTCCTTCTCTTCCCCATGAATGCAAGCTCGATGCATTGCCAAATTTCTCATTAAAAAATGGTAACATTTCCTCTATAACTTCTTCATCAACTGGGGTGGTTGCGGCGTGATCGAGATAAATTTTCTTCATTTTTGATTAATCAGTTCAGCAAATTTAAGGTTTTCGAGCAAAATTTTTAACCATTTTTATATTTAATTTTGCCTTCACCTGCAGAAAAGTGATGACGCATGATTCACTTCGACGAGGTGGAGGCACAAATCGATCCCAAAACAAAATCAATCCCAAAAATTTTAATTATTTAATACATATACATTCATGAAGAGGGTAATCTCTGCATTAGTAGCTATTTTGTTTTTAGTTAGCATGCCTTCTTTTGCTATAAACAGCAAAGAAATTTCATCAAGCGTTGAAATTTCGAAGCCTGATATAATAGAAAAAGAGAATTACTTAAGGATAGAGATTGAAGAAAGTGAATATTTTATAAATCCAGGGAAGCCAATTGTTCCTAAGATAATTAAAGTTTTTGAGATTCCTTTTGGAGCAAA carries:
- the nifS gene encoding cysteine desulfurase NifS, yielding MKKIYLDHAATTPVDEEVIEEMLPFFNEKFGNASSLHSWGREGKKAIEEARERVAKLINADRIIFTGSGTESDNLAIKGIAFYHGKGHIITSKIEHPAVLETCLYLEKKGFKVTYLPVDNYGLVNIEKLENEIREDTILISIMHANNEIGTIQNIEEIGKIAKKHNIVFHTDVVQSVGKMEVDVKKLNVDMLSISSHKIYGPKGVGALYIKEGIKIEPILHGGGHEKGLRSSTENVAGIVGFGKACELAKNRWRKDSEKMKKLRDKIIKNVLEIPEAYLTGHPEKRLPNNASFYFKGIEGESLVLLLDSKGIAASTGSACSSKKLQPSHVLLAIGVKPEDAHGSLRVTLGRENEEEEIDYFLEVLPDVVKKLRDISPMWKKN